From the Bradyrhizobium ontarionense genome, the window CGTGCTGATCGCGATGCTGCGGGCTGCCTGAAGCGGCCGCACTTCACGGCGGGCGATCATAGTTCCATGTTCATCGCATTGTGCATTGACGTCCACTCGCGCAACAAACGGCGAAAGATTCCGATAAAACTGCTGGTTGCAAATTTAAGATAACTAATTCAGTGTCAATTAGTTTGCCATTCTGAGTCTTGAAGCACTGTGTTTGTAGCGTGAGCGTCCTTCAGTTCCGCTGATACTGAGGTGGCCCGTGCCTACTGTCCTGATTATTGATGATGATCATGCCACGCGCGCTGCGCTGGAAACATTGCTGAAGAAGAAGCGGTTCTGCGTTTTTCTTGCGCCGGACGGACCTACCGGTATCCGGCTGATTGGCAGCGTTTCATTCGATGCCGTTGTCATCGATATGTTCATGCCGGGCATGGATGGGATCGCGACTATCCGTGAACTGATCAAGATTGATGTCACGGTACCGTTCGTTGCGATCTCCGGTTACGCATTCACCGACAAGAAGCAGGGAGCCCCCGATTTCCTCGGGATGGCGATCAAGCTCGGCGCCACGGCGGCACTGCAGAAGCCTTTCGACATCCTCGACCTGCTCGAAGCGGTAGATCGTGCGATCGAGGTCAGGCAACGCCTCCTTGCCGAGGCCCGGCAACCCCGCTCCACGCCAGCATCCGTGCGGAGGGCCTCATGGCGAACATCCTTGTCGTAGATGACGAAGTCGGCGTCTGCTGCGTGATCCAGCATCTTCTGGTCCGCGAAGGCTACGCGGTCACGGCGGTAACGGACGGCCGGTTGGCGATGGATGCGGTAACCCGCGGTGATTTTGCTGCCGCGCTGATCGATCTCAACCTCGCTGACATGGACGGCAATGACGTCATCCGGGCGGCACGCGCAGCCCGGCCGAACATGCCGATCGTTCTGATGTCGGGCCTGGTGCT encodes:
- a CDS encoding response regulator, which produces MPTVLIIDDDHATRAALETLLKKKRFCVFLAPDGPTGIRLIGSVSFDAVVIDMFMPGMDGIATIRELIKIDVTVPFVAISGYAFTDKKQGAPDFLGMAIKLGATAALQKPFDILDLLEAVDRAIEVRQRLLAEARQPRSTPASVRRASWRTSLS
- a CDS encoding response regulator, which codes for MANILVVDDEVGVCCVIQHLLVREGYAVTAVTDGRLAMDAVTRGDFAAALIDLNLADMDGNDVIRAARAARPNMPIVLMSGLVLESGRGTPDFLGLSAKVSGLHRLAKPFKPRDLAQLMRDILPHDADSLAVATMLRQ